Proteins encoded together in one Campylobacter concisus window:
- a CDS encoding multiheme c-type cytochrome, protein MFKKSLMLLACLMSFGFAANMDANKSDALNLNVVKNIKVAHKMSDLSKSCVECHAKETPGIVADWKNSRHAHVGVSCMDCHSVNADNPMASVKVHPKDSNNHVSMLVSPKTCAKCHENEVEESVKSGHARGAMQMYANPAMVKLMYHYEGMDHPEYKMAPDATGCTQCHGTVIKLDADHKPTKETWPNYGIGNVYPDGGVGNCKSCHSAHTFSIAEARKPAACASCHLGPDHPDIEIYNNSMHGHIYNSEAHKWNFDAAPDTWDVPDFRTPTCAACHMSGVGETTTTHNVSRRLKWNLWGVSSKLRTAGDEQAAVVYEKTGKLTIGTPLAGHPNGPEAARAEMKLVCKVCHTSTHTDNFFIMGDKQVELYNVYSAEATKMLEELKAKNLLLEDAWSDEFQDIYYHMWHHEGRRMRQGALMGGPDYSHWHGVFEVKNDIRKLREIYKKRMESGKVE, encoded by the coding sequence ATGTTTAAAAAGTCGCTAATGTTATTAGCCTGTCTAATGTCTTTTGGCTTTGCCGCAAACATGGATGCAAATAAATCTGACGCTTTAAACCTTAATGTTGTAAAAAACATTAAAGTTGCTCACAAAATGTCAGACTTATCAAAAAGCTGTGTTGAGTGCCACGCTAAAGAGACACCCGGCATAGTTGCCGATTGGAAAAATAGTCGCCACGCTCACGTTGGCGTAAGTTGTATGGATTGCCACTCTGTAAATGCAGATAATCCTATGGCTTCAGTTAAGGTGCATCCAAAAGATTCTAACAACCATGTTTCAATGCTAGTTAGCCCAAAAACTTGTGCTAAGTGTCACGAAAATGAGGTTGAAGAATCTGTTAAGAGTGGTCACGCAAGAGGTGCTATGCAAATGTATGCTAACCCTGCGATGGTAAAACTAATGTATCACTATGAAGGTATGGATCATCCAGAATACAAAATGGCTCCAGACGCTACTGGTTGTACACAGTGCCACGGAACCGTCATCAAACTAGACGCTGATCACAAACCTACAAAAGAGACTTGGCCAAACTACGGTATAGGTAATGTTTATCCTGATGGTGGCGTAGGCAACTGTAAATCATGCCACAGCGCACACACATTTAGCATAGCTGAAGCTAGAAAACCAGCTGCTTGTGCATCTTGCCACCTTGGACCTGATCACCCAGATATTGAGATTTATAACAACTCAATGCACGGACATATCTATAATAGCGAAGCTCACAAATGGAACTTTGATGCTGCTCCTGACACATGGGATGTACCAGACTTTAGAACTCCAACTTGTGCAGCTTGCCACATGAGTGGTGTTGGTGAAACAACAACAACTCACAATGTTTCAAGAAGACTAAAATGGAACCTATGGGGCGTCAGCAGTAAGCTAAGAACAGCTGGTGATGAACAAGCTGCTGTTGTTTACGAAAAAACTGGCAAACTAACCATAGGAACGCCACTTGCAGGTCATCCAAATGGACCAGAAGCAGCAAGAGCTGAGATGAAGCTAGTTTGTAAAGTTTGCCATACATCAACTCATACAGATAACTTCTTCATTATGGGTGATAAGCAAGTAGAGCTTTATAACGTTTACAGTGCTGAAGCAACTAAGATGCTTGAAGAGTTGAAGGCTAAAAACCTATTACTAGAAGATGCTTGGTCAGATGAATTCCAAGATATCTACTATCATATGTGGCACCATGAAGGTCGTCGTATGAGACAAGGCGCTCTAATGGGTGGTCCTGACTATTCACACTGGCATGGTGTATTCGAAGTTAAAAATGATATAAGAAAACTTCGTGAGATCTACAAAAAAAGAATGGAATCTGGTAAAGTAGAGTAA
- a CDS encoding metallophosphoesterase — protein MGLLRIIIGAFIFSFLINFYSYNRFIKKVSFFIPHLAKIRILLYVICILEFIFVLQIRFSFLSIELYLIAGTLIGFSLFLFAVSLFYDILRSIFSKSSFSPTRRKFIKFCFDITFVIFVIACFLKGIFNALMPPKIRQVDIKIKNLQSSLKIAMITDVHIGEFLQKDFMEKLVNDINLANPDIVVIVGDLVDVNAAFIEDFLEPLKSLKSTYGTFYVPGNHEYYHGIDGILEKISSLGIEILGNKNKKIASINLAGVYDLAGFRFKHLEPNLDEALTGRDQSLPTILLSHQPKFIKSMQQDVDLVLCGHTHAGQIFPFGLLVLLDQGFLHGLYKINDKMQAYVSSGAGFWGPPVRIFAPSEIAILNLSKE, from the coding sequence TTGGGACTTTTGAGAATTATTATTGGAGCATTTATATTTAGTTTTCTTATAAATTTTTATTCATATAACCGTTTCATAAAAAAGGTTTCATTTTTTATACCACATCTTGCAAAAATCAGGATACTTTTATATGTTATTTGTATTCTTGAGTTTATATTTGTTCTTCAGATCAGGTTTTCATTCTTAAGCATTGAGCTTTATTTGATCGCTGGTACGCTCATAGGTTTTTCACTATTTTTGTTTGCTGTTAGTCTATTTTACGATATTTTACGTAGCATTTTTTCTAAAAGTAGCTTTAGTCCAACAAGACGAAAATTTATAAAATTTTGCTTTGATATTACATTTGTCATTTTTGTAATTGCTTGTTTTTTAAAAGGTATTTTCAATGCTTTAATGCCACCAAAGATAAGGCAAGTAGATATAAAAATAAAAAATTTACAAAGCAGCCTAAAAATAGCCATGATAACGGACGTGCATATAGGAGAATTTTTACAGAAAGATTTTATGGAAAAACTCGTCAATGACATAAATTTGGCAAATCCTGACATCGTAGTGATAGTGGGTGACTTAGTTGATGTAAATGCCGCTTTTATAGAAGATTTTCTAGAGCCATTAAAAAGTCTTAAAAGTACTTATGGGACTTTTTATGTACCTGGCAATCATGAATATTATCACGGAATAGATGGCATTTTAGAAAAGATCAGTTCTCTTGGCATAGAAATTTTAGGTAATAAAAACAAAAAAATTGCGAGTATAAATCTAGCTGGCGTTTACGATCTGGCTGGCTTTAGATTTAAACATTTAGAGCCAAATTTAGATGAAGCATTGACAGGACGTGACCAATCGCTACCTACCATCTTGCTCTCTCATCAACCAAAATTTATAAAATCAATGCAGCAAGACGTTGATCTGGTGCTTTGCGGTCATACACACGCTGGTCAAATTTTTCCTTTTGGTCTTTTGGTTTTACTTGATCAGGGATTTTTACATGGCCTTTATAAGATTAATGATAAAATGCAAGCTTATGTTAGCAGTGGTGCTGGATTTTGGGGGCCTCCTGTTAGAATTTTTGCTCCAAGTGAGATTGCAATATTAAATTTAAGTAAGGAATAA
- a CDS encoding phosphatidylserine decarboxylase has product MNKDNLFSQIFGKVAKISFFKPLQEAINSFYIKLFKIDMSEFKPANEYKNLNELFTRRLIKPRDFDAADEMFISPVDGTCLSFGSTKELKAFSIKGMEYSVSELLGQSELEGEYDFANIYLSPKDYHHYHAPCDIAIKKAIYIPGKLYSVAAKWLAKVDSLYTKNERVALSCETKNGKKLWLVFVGALNVGKMKFCFDERIQTNAMANFTQIYEYENLHIKKGERLGNFELGSTIVILSEEDAIEYNLFENKELKFAETIGIIK; this is encoded by the coding sequence ATGAATAAAGACAATCTATTTTCTCAAATTTTTGGAAAGGTTGCAAAGATTAGCTTTTTCAAACCACTTCAAGAAGCCATAAATTCTTTTTACATAAAGCTGTTTAAGATAGATATGAGCGAGTTTAAGCCAGCAAATGAATATAAAAATTTAAATGAGCTTTTTACTAGAAGGCTCATAAAACCAAGAGATTTTGATGCAGCAGATGAGATGTTTATAAGCCCAGTTGATGGTACTTGTCTTAGTTTTGGCAGTACAAAGGAACTAAAGGCCTTTAGCATAAAAGGCATGGAGTATAGTGTAAGTGAGCTATTGGGGCAGAGTGAGCTTGAAGGCGAATATGACTTTGCAAATATCTATCTTAGCCCAAAAGATTATCATCATTATCATGCGCCTTGTGATATTGCCATTAAAAAAGCCATATACATTCCGGGTAAACTTTACAGCGTGGCTGCAAAATGGCTTGCAAAAGTAGACAGCCTTTATACAAAGAACGAACGCGTAGCGCTATCTTGTGAGACGAAAAATGGTAAAAAACTTTGGCTTGTTTTTGTAGGTGCGCTAAATGTCGGAAAGATGAAATTTTGTTTTGATGAGCGTATACAGACAAATGCGATGGCAAATTTTACACAAATTTACGAGTATGAAAATTTACATATCAAAAAGGGCGAGCGCCTTGGGAATTTCGAGCTTGGCTCAACTATCGTGATACTAAGCGAAGAAGATGCGATCGAATACAATCTCTTTGAAAATAAAGAGCTTAAATTTGCTGAGACCATTGGAATAATAAAATAA
- the ychF gene encoding redox-regulated ATPase YchF → MGLSVGIVGLPNVGKSTTFNALTKAQNAESANYPFCTIEPNKAIVPVPDKRLNELAKIVSPNKIQYSTIEFVDIAGLVKGASSGEGLGNKFLSNIRETELILHIVRCFEDENITHVEGSVDPVRDIEIIQTELILADIEQLNKKIEKLTREAKANAKGAKEALEIANLLLAHLNDGKSASSFEQRDSEAFLALNKELRLLSAKEVVYGANVDEEGLSEDNKFVKTLKEYAKASDHEVIKLCAKVEEELIGLSDEEAHEFLASLGTSESGLEKIIRTSFAKLNLISYFTAGVVEVRAWTITKGWKAPKAASVIHNDFERGFIRAEVISYDDYIAHGGENGAKEAGKMRLEGKDYIVQDGDIMHFRFNV, encoded by the coding sequence ATGGGACTTTCAGTTGGAATAGTAGGCCTACCAAATGTGGGCAAATCAACAACATTTAACGCACTTACAAAGGCACAAAATGCCGAGAGCGCGAACTATCCGTTTTGCACTATCGAGCCAAACAAAGCTATCGTGCCAGTGCCTGATAAGCGCCTAAATGAGCTTGCAAAGATAGTTAGTCCAAATAAAATTCAATATTCAACCATCGAATTCGTAGATATCGCAGGCCTTGTAAAAGGGGCTAGCTCTGGCGAGGGTCTTGGCAATAAATTTTTATCAAACATCAGAGAGACCGAGCTTATTTTGCATATCGTTCGCTGCTTTGAGGACGAAAACATCACTCACGTCGAGGGCAGCGTCGATCCAGTAAGAGACATCGAGATCATCCAAACCGAGCTGATACTAGCTGACATCGAGCAGCTAAATAAAAAGATAGAAAAGCTCACAAGAGAGGCAAAAGCAAACGCAAAAGGCGCAAAAGAAGCGCTTGAGATAGCAAATTTACTTTTAGCTCACCTAAATGATGGCAAAAGCGCAAGTAGCTTTGAGCAAAGAGATAGTGAGGCGTTTTTGGCACTAAACAAAGAGTTAAGGCTTCTAAGCGCAAAAGAGGTAGTTTATGGCGCAAACGTCGACGAAGAAGGACTTAGCGAAGATAATAAATTTGTAAAAACGCTAAAAGAGTACGCAAAAGCCTCAGACCACGAGGTGATCAAGCTTTGCGCCAAAGTAGAAGAGGAGCTAATTGGACTAAGCGATGAGGAGGCACACGAGTTTTTGGCCTCTCTTGGCACGAGCGAAAGCGGTCTTGAAAAGATCATAAGAACATCTTTCGCAAAGCTAAATTTAATAAGTTATTTTACTGCTGGCGTCGTTGAAGTAAGGGCTTGGACGATCACAAAAGGCTGGAAAGCGCCAAAAGCAGCAAGCGTCATTCACAACGACTTTGAGAGGGGCTTTATCAGAGCTGAAGTGATAAGTTATGACGACTATATCGCACATGGCGGCGAAAACGGAGCCAAAGAGGCTGGTAAGATGAGACTTGAGGGCAAAGACTACATCGTACAAGATGGCGATATTATGCACTTTAGATTTAATGTTTAA
- a CDS encoding leucyl aminopeptidase — MQFQIVDKKLKDIKADIELIFVVDKELKHKFISDKEAIKFNNYKGESVLILSEAKRAYVPLSKLDLDELRVAAAKAYNALKSLNIKSIKLASYVAECQKLSFEALAEGFLLGCYEFNKYKEKKEKYTLKEIIFSTEEFAGKKVDLKAANEGFKEAEIIANATNFAKDIVNEIPEIYTPQKMAEDAQNLAKNIASIKCEVYDEKFLAKENMNAFLAVNRASVHKPRLIHLTYKPKKSKKRIIFVGKGLTYDSGGLSLKPADYMLTMKSDKSGAAAALGIIKGAAELSLPFEIHAILGATENMIGGNAYKPDDVLMSRSGVSIEVRNTDAEGRLVLADCLSYAQDFKPDILIDMATLTGACVVGLGEYTTGIMGNSESLKSEFKNKIKDSGELATTLDFNPYLSELIKSQIADVSNCATSRYGGAITAGMFLAKFIKDEYKDKWLHLDIAGPAYREKAWGYNQAGASGAGVRMNLYFLQALSKEN; from the coding sequence ATGCAGTTTCAAATAGTTGATAAGAAATTAAAAGATATAAAAGCTGATATTGAACTAATTTTCGTAGTAGATAAGGAATTAAAACATAAATTTATAAGCGATAAAGAGGCTATTAAATTTAATAATTACAAAGGTGAGAGCGTTCTTATCCTAAGTGAGGCAAAAAGGGCTTACGTGCCACTTTCTAAGCTTGATCTTGATGAGCTTAGAGTTGCAGCCGCTAAAGCTTATAACGCACTAAAATCGCTAAATATTAAGAGCATAAAGCTGGCTTCTTATGTAGCGGAGTGCCAAAAACTAAGTTTTGAAGCACTAGCTGAGGGCTTTTTGCTTGGATGCTATGAATTTAACAAGTATAAAGAAAAAAAAGAGAAATACACTCTAAAAGAGATCATCTTTTCTACTGAAGAATTTGCTGGCAAAAAGGTCGATCTAAAAGCTGCAAATGAAGGCTTTAAAGAGGCAGAGATAATAGCAAATGCTACAAATTTTGCAAAAGATATCGTAAATGAAATCCCAGAAATTTACACACCACAAAAGATGGCCGAGGACGCGCAAAATTTAGCCAAAAATATCGCAAGCATAAAGTGCGAAGTCTATGACGAGAAATTTCTAGCAAAAGAGAATATGAACGCATTTTTAGCAGTGAACCGCGCAAGTGTGCATAAACCAAGGCTCATCCACCTAACCTATAAGCCTAAAAAGTCTAAAAAACGCATCATCTTTGTTGGCAAAGGCCTAACATACGATAGTGGCGGACTTAGCTTGAAGCCGGCTGATTATATGCTAACGATGAAATCAGACAAAAGCGGTGCAGCAGCAGCTCTTGGTATCATAAAAGGCGCAGCGGAGCTAAGTTTACCATTTGAAATTCACGCTATTTTGGGTGCCACTGAAAATATGATCGGCGGAAATGCCTACAAACCTGACGATGTGCTAATGTCTAGAAGTGGCGTTAGCATCGAGGTTAGAAACACCGACGCAGAGGGGCGTTTGGTGCTGGCTGACTGCCTAAGCTACGCGCAGGACTTTAAACCAGACATCCTAATCGACATGGCAACCCTAACTGGCGCTTGCGTCGTGGGACTTGGCGAATACACAACAGGCATCATGGGTAACAGCGAGAGTCTAAAAAGCGAGTTTAAAAACAAGATAAAAGATAGCGGCGAGCTAGCGACTACGCTTGATTTTAACCCTTATCTTAGCGAGCTTATAAAAAGCCAGATCGCAGACGTTAGCAACTGCGCCACAAGCAGATATGGCGGTGCGATCACAGCTGGCATGTTTCTAGCTAAATTTATCAAAGATGAATATAAAGATAAGTGGCTACACCTCGACATCGCAGGTCCAGCATACCGCGAAAAGGCTTGGGGATACAATCAAGCAGGTGCGAGTGGGGCTGGCGTTAGGATGAATTTATACTTTTTACAAGCACTTAGCAAGGAGAATTGA
- a CDS encoding DedA family protein produces the protein MEEFFIELLKEYGYIILFVWCIMEGEMALIMAGILAHTTHMHIALAIFVAGLGGFVGDQIYFYLGRYNKKYIAKRLHTQRRKFAVAHIMLKKYGWPIIFLQRYMYGFRVIIPLCIGLTGYDAKKYAFINLISAWCWAAITTIPAWILGEHILVLLQEAKEHWYVAIPVVAIFMGLLIYTFKRIENKILNERRDRGHAVSNS, from the coding sequence ATGGAAGAATTTTTTATAGAACTGCTTAAAGAGTACGGCTACATCATACTTTTTGTCTGGTGTATCATGGAGGGCGAGATGGCCTTAATAATGGCTGGAATTCTTGCTCACACCACGCATATGCACATCGCGCTTGCTATCTTTGTGGCTGGACTTGGAGGCTTTGTGGGAGATCAAATTTACTTCTATCTTGGCCGTTACAATAAAAAATACATCGCAAAAAGGCTTCACACGCAGCGGAGAAAATTTGCAGTGGCGCACATAATGCTGAAAAAATACGGCTGGCCGATCATCTTCTTGCAACGCTATATGTACGGCTTTCGTGTTATCATCCCGCTTTGCATAGGACTTACCGGCTATGACGCTAAAAAATACGCCTTTATAAATTTGATCAGCGCTTGGTGCTGGGCGGCGATCACGACCATACCTGCTTGGATACTTGGCGAGCATATACTTGTGCTTTTACAAGAAGCAAAAGAGCACTGGTACGTCGCTATCCCAGTTGTTGCTATATTTATGGGGCTTTTGATCTATACATTTAAGCGCATCGAAAATAAAATTTTAAACGAAAGGAGAGACAGAGGACATGCAGTTTCAAATAGTTGA
- the apt gene encoding adenine phosphoribosyltransferase has translation MKILDQKGKEFLLNSIRCINDFPKPAIVFRDITTLLNNKEAFNFLIDHLVTRYEDANIDYIAGIESRGFIFGAALAARLRLPFVPIRKPKKLPFITLSQKYSLEYGVDEVQIHIDAFGEKVGARVLLMDDLIATGGTAKASVELINQTNATCVEACFLIDLVDLKGSEKLKSLTKIYSVLEV, from the coding sequence ATGAAAATTTTAGATCAAAAAGGCAAAGAATTTTTACTAAACTCTATTCGCTGCATAAACGACTTTCCAAAGCCTGCCATAGTCTTTCGCGACATCACGACACTACTAAACAACAAAGAAGCATTTAACTTTTTGATAGATCATTTAGTGACGAGATATGAAGACGCAAATATCGACTACATCGCTGGTATCGAGTCTCGTGGTTTTATCTTTGGCGCGGCACTTGCAGCAAGGCTAAGGCTGCCTTTTGTGCCTATTCGCAAGCCAAAAAAGCTGCCATTTATCACGCTTTCCCAAAAATATAGCCTAGAATACGGCGTCGATGAAGTGCAAATTCACATCGATGCTTTTGGAGAAAAAGTGGGCGCTAGAGTGCTTTTGATGGATGATTTAATAGCTACTGGAGGCACTGCAAAGGCTTCAGTTGAGCTTATCAATCAAACTAACGCAACCTGCGTAGAAGCGTGCTTTCTCATAGATCTAGTCGATCTAAAAGGGAGCGAAAAACTAAAGTCGCTTACTAAAATTTACAGCGTTTTAGAGGTTTAG
- the rpiB gene encoding ribose 5-phosphate isomerase B, producing the protein MNIDKVFLASDHAGFELKNELKEAIKGLGYEVVDLGTNDKNSVDYPDYAHLLASKLEPNCYGVLVCGTGIGISIAANRHENVRCALCHDEFTARLAREHNDANVIAFGARVIGAGVAISAVEAFLKTEFAGGRHERRVKKIELEAGK; encoded by the coding sequence ATGAATATAGACAAAGTTTTCTTAGCTAGCGATCACGCTGGTTTTGAGCTAAAAAACGAGCTTAAAGAGGCTATTAAAGGGCTTGGATACGAAGTAGTTGATCTTGGCACAAACGATAAAAATAGCGTTGATTACCCTGATTATGCGCATTTGCTAGCGAGCAAGCTTGAGCCTAACTGCTACGGCGTGCTAGTTTGTGGCACAGGCATAGGTATATCAATAGCTGCAAACAGGCACGAAAACGTAAGGTGTGCCCTTTGTCACGATGAATTTACCGCTAGACTTGCCAGAGAGCATAATGACGCAAACGTAATCGCTTTTGGCGCAAGGGTTATTGGCGCAGGCGTGGCTATCTCGGCGGTTGAAGCCTTTTTAAAGACTGAGTTTGCAGGCGGCAGACACGAAAGAAGAGTCAAAAAAATAGAGCTTGAGGCAGGCAAATGA
- a CDS encoding DUF4139 domain-containing protein: MKKVLFLAASTLAFANENLIEIYTDQTIITQKFSDANSSFSAFVPESVQSENITINGDCDANAYLKKISEENSPSYIKWKQEVANLNNKLEALNARGRFIEQALVGENKSNDVTKRADEFYKISLENIEKISAAKSELEALKENEPKSEMAGFLQLDMKFACDPKEVTLSYMDDEAPKTLNEIYADTKNKNILIKQEILLTNPFASEVKNLKLAIYPTRYQKALAPSKFYPWYEESEVEADGYGASKNMLRAAKVAAEVADMRVQRDENEFAKIWKIDGINLAKGESKYITYDTQKMDANFSVFADFYGSLKAYNVASFKLNDDLTPAKTQFYVNGVSVGSPSEFEMKAKDEPTQLFLGQNELIELKKERLNKFKKSSFLGKERISEEGYEISVKNNSSKSVDVTLVDRVPVSADEAVKVEIKGFDKKDISKDGKVELKFSLAPKEEFKKEYSYKITKPKI; encoded by the coding sequence GTGAAAAAAGTGCTCTTTTTAGCGGCTTCTACGCTAGCCTTTGCAAATGAAAATCTAATAGAGATCTACACAGATCAAACCATCATCACTCAAAAATTTAGCGACGCAAATAGCTCTTTTAGCGCCTTTGTGCCAGAGAGTGTGCAGAGTGAGAACATCACGATAAATGGGGATTGTGACGCGAATGCTTATCTAAAAAAGATCAGCGAAGAAAATAGCCCAAGTTACATAAAATGGAAGCAAGAAGTTGCAAATTTAAACAATAAGCTTGAGGCGCTAAATGCGAGAGGTAGGTTTATAGAGCAAGCTTTGGTAGGAGAAAACAAAAGTAACGATGTGACAAAAAGAGCTGATGAGTTTTATAAAATTAGCCTAGAAAATATCGAGAAAATTTCAGCTGCTAAAAGTGAGCTTGAAGCGCTTAAAGAAAATGAGCCAAAGAGCGAGATGGCTGGATTTTTGCAGCTTGATATGAAATTTGCTTGCGACCCAAAAGAGGTAACGCTTTCATACATGGATGATGAGGCGCCAAAGACGCTAAATGAAATTTATGCAGATACAAAAAACAAAAATATCTTGATAAAACAAGAAATTTTACTCACTAACCCATTTGCAAGCGAAGTTAAAAATTTAAAGCTCGCCATCTATCCGACCAGATACCAAAAGGCGCTTGCTCCAAGCAAGTTTTACCCTTGGTATGAGGAGAGTGAGGTGGAGGCTGATGGTTACGGCGCTTCAAAAAATATGCTAAGAGCCGCGAAAGTCGCCGCTGAGGTCGCTGATATGCGTGTGCAAAGAGATGAGAATGAGTTTGCCAAAATTTGGAAGATAGATGGGATAAATTTAGCAAAAGGCGAGAGCAAATATATAACTTACGACACGCAAAAAATGGACGCAAATTTTAGCGTTTTTGCTGATTTTTACGGCTCGCTAAAGGCATATAACGTAGCTAGCTTTAAGCTAAATGACGATCTAACTCCAGCTAAAACGCAGTTTTACGTTAATGGTGTGAGTGTTGGCAGTCCAAGCGAGTTTGAGATGAAAGCAAAAGATGAGCCCACTCAGCTATTTTTGGGACAAAACGAGCTAATCGAGCTTAAAAAAGAGCGCTTAAATAAATTTAAAAAGAGCTCGTTTCTTGGCAAAGAGCGAATAAGTGAAGAGGGCTATGAGATAAGTGTCAAAAATAACTCAAGTAAAAGTGTCGATGTCACTTTGGTCGATCGCGTGCCAGTATCTGCCGACGAGGCGGTAAAGGTCGAGATAAAGGGCTTTGATAAAAAAGATATCAGCAAAGATGGCAAGGTGGAGCTTAAATTTAGCCTTGCACCAAAAGAGGAATTTAAAAAAGAGTACTCTTATAAGATCACAAAGCCAAAAATTTAG
- a CDS encoding site-2 protease family protein gives MGFIDNIDIVKVTTIVISLIIAIVGHEIAHGYVAYKFGDNTAKSLGRLSINPIKHIDPVGTIIVPLVLYLSTGMMFGWAKPVPVNTYTVVRNGGYKAAIYVSLAGICYNIILGILSLFVLKALLNIETFAILLQFLFTLALLNLMLAIFNLYPIPPLDGFHALEYALRNFGFHALAEKLEGISRYGFVILIIILVSPLKDTIFYPTRYVLDIASAFING, from the coding sequence ATGGGCTTCATTGATAACATAGACATAGTTAAAGTCACCACTATCGTCATCTCTTTAATAATCGCTATCGTCGGCCACGAGATCGCTCATGGCTATGTCGCTTATAAATTTGGCGACAACACTGCAAAAAGCCTTGGCAGACTTAGCATAAATCCAATAAAACACATCGACCCAGTTGGCACTATCATCGTGCCACTGGTGCTTTATCTAAGCACTGGCATGATGTTTGGCTGGGCAAAACCAGTGCCTGTAAATACCTACACAGTCGTGCGAAATGGCGGATACAAGGCAGCTATCTACGTAAGTCTAGCTGGCATTTGCTACAACATTATCTTAGGCATTTTATCGCTCTTTGTGTTAAAGGCTTTATTAAATATAGAAACCTTTGCAATTTTACTTCAGTTTTTATTTACGCTTGCGCTTTTAAATTTGATGTTAGCCATCTTCAACCTCTATCCGATCCCACCACTTGACGGCTTTCACGCGCTCGAGTATGCGCTTAGAAATTTTGGCTTTCACGCACTGGCTGAAAAGCTTGAGGGCATCTCGCGATATGGCTTTGTCATCCTTATCATCATCCTCGTCTCGCCTTTAAAAGATACTATCTTTTATCCGACAAGATACGTTTTAGATATCGCAAGTGCATTTATAAATGGCTAA
- the lepB gene encoding signal peptidase I, whose translation MKKFFTKFYDFCSSWTGTVIIVLFVIFFIAQAFVIPSGSMKNTLLVGDFLFAKKFVYGIPTPRIPWLEVKILPELNDNGHLITGDGPARGDIVVFRYPKDEKTHFVKRCFATSEDEIVFTEKALYLRPKEGDDFIKANCRENLNGKESKFGYSCGDIAELDGKLFIKEPYRFSGIHYDENVNLFEQMIFMLNTNKDSVFMKPVLIGSLPQNPNFNLNAFYVKVPKDEYFMIGDNRDHSNDSRFWGSVAYKDIVGQPWFIYFSWDNNYNVRWERIGRFVDTIENDEFFTNKALKEGEVDGLH comes from the coding sequence ATGAAAAAATTTTTTACTAAATTTTATGACTTTTGCTCGAGCTGGACAGGCACTGTCATCATCGTGCTTTTTGTTATATTTTTCATAGCTCAAGCCTTTGTTATCCCGTCTGGTTCGATGAAAAATACGCTTTTAGTTGGTGATTTTTTATTTGCAAAAAAATTTGTTTATGGTATACCAACACCAAGAATTCCATGGCTTGAGGTAAAAATTTTACCCGAGCTAAATGACAATGGGCATCTTATTACAGGCGATGGTCCAGCAAGAGGCGATATAGTCGTCTTTCGTTATCCAAAAGATGAAAAGACCCACTTTGTAAAACGCTGCTTTGCCACAAGCGAAGATGAGATAGTATTTACCGAAAAAGCCTTGTATTTGCGTCCAAAAGAGGGAGATGATTTTATAAAAGCAAACTGCCGTGAAAATTTAAATGGTAAAGAGAGCAAATTTGGCTACTCATGCGGCGATATAGCCGAGCTTGATGGTAAGCTTTTCATAAAAGAGCCATATAGATTTAGCGGCATCCACTATGACGAAAATGTAAATTTATTTGAGCAGATGATTTTCATGCTAAATACAAACAAAGATAGTGTTTTTATGAAGCCAGTGCTAATTGGCTCACTACCACAAAATCCAAATTTTAACCTTAATGCATTTTACGTCAAAGTACCAAAAGATGAATACTTCATGATAGGCGACAACCGCGATCACTCAAACGATAGCCGTTTTTGGGGAAGCGTAGCTTACAAGGACATAGTCGGACAGCCTTGGTTTATATATTTTAGCTGGGACAATAACTACAATGTACGCTGGGAGCGTATCGGGCGTTTTGTAGATACGATAGAAAATGACGAATTTTTCACTAACAAAGCTCTAAAAGAAGGCGAAGTAGATGGGCTTCATTGA